In the Gasterosteus aculeatus chromosome X, fGasAcu3.hap1.1, whole genome shotgun sequence genome, one interval contains:
- the spg11 gene encoding spatacsin isoform X3, with the protein MLEAAQAPEGSSIEVCVIPENQHCGPVADIQRAEMAPGGSLLGSLGAGGWLKIWNPADRDAPPATLDGCYADFSWEEEESEDDVIGRGLRPVVRLLAVEAQLDLQLVEVEAEASVTAVCVSQCPSVRLLQMVREQDGSAFELHSLRVLSFAAGCACVLLNSDWLLRLHWLQMEEQPQTLSCCSIQQSEDSRLSAVHRSVCRDTLFTLSCTGLISVHHITDGSLLASIDLPAYLRSLQTEDDLISFSSSPSFSSSPFCLLQVSTDLSTAVAVCQSHSAVAIDLDHYFSLYPDQLLCAAPPRRPPLLHPADQDGVPSSEQSLAALGSTFSADRSWEARLASMSSRAHRSAEDSSPSSSSSWSSSLLHLRPWGASARSRVPRGRATISFPVAPPSSPSLLSVSQFSAQLTFVAPGNRRPTVALWDFPSGRVSLHRAEGEAAPVQRCGERQHRLLLREAGVFQLLFSVSQQDLLTRLMLFGSAATVDAVCHLNSWGRCSIPVHALQAGLKNRQLDTVDFYLKSKENILVPAASTKSLTARFQELCPALDLLCSAVSDSHIEAQSRQYFEQLLNVTMNFINTQTRSVLTNTQLEDEGVAGCVEALDRYVTELRGYMKKFPWPAAADASSPADRAQGGALWDEWAELPTEEVVRQAVLTNQIPRAQALLRGQGRPECRLSALRAEGLRQTFRCLQLRDLQTADALLLNMGFSVKEQLHSICVYTADQDLREFLVEELSGRSCFPEEEMRGVEFIREMERLGSLPAARCPADATPCRLHLLHMVRREEVGAGEELLEELVAQRRPEEDKLGLWTNLRLDWVRNWDPSCRTSILLSRCPPAEVTSCNPAVLWRYLTALHDQRRVVDWIQNQENPGGSRWPELTPELVNNNTACSSYMREQVLDLLARRGVFLPEELADLEQLLWRLAQGGGVMASPPPVPQHRSPLGLDLHGLFVSFCVDRGLKYLLYAYLERHRLTPRNCPLLTNRSLSESRPWFEMLVKIQEITRDLSDPALVFQASLTSAQVLLPGSQPSLSSLLLEGHSLLALAAIMFSPGGIDQVVARGEILGRSERTVDPQLLKMALAPHPKLRAVLFPAGPRGSGPLSDISVYHLLQSLHPLDPTRLFGWQSANTLNSTETSELPHFSSPPLVGRFALVENLDFLYYLSHGRPSFAFATFLVRQLAGCTDVTSLLQQASHQAHRLALRSFDVPSVTSAVVCFYELIGVCSLKVRVDVEAMNRILQYWSQQYTEEVHNLVSKGVKLAEAEPGPAEELIGYLEAAVTDSLEQKNICRSSYEAAQEWALPVQFCQLHGLQLSSVYPAHCADDGQFVHFLLFVQLHSFPPSQVRSLTAKFSPALKAHLRLAFQDLQVSSRGRRPCDSEEQPVSPKAEEPPRELFRVLLRSQEEAAPCRYLLKEALVQRCPTLAVMAACQQGAEPLPCLCAWLLTSVCNAAAAEATTHLAEAPQHHEWTLHDLSIIWRTLLGRGHVRPLLRGFQLFQRDCPLVLVLRMFELCCDYKNFSEAKAKLLDFQRTLVTLRNGGGAPPGGLPLQWVECQASVLLLSMLQRCTSQFDLHRLLLLLADVDKLLKSNGPDFRKLSQLSMLLQGSEVNLSPRLLQCSSPSVQQEEFQAAVDALQAAGRYSQARQVALLAGLPVHRLLLNQLLQEVYCQKSKQQWGRLETRIGLWRRCHEQLKAEGADPESASQFFLSQANTPSPRAELPDLQEGCLLLCLAAHWLAACGTATRDRLEVLEKKLWICRLQRHVLAVAMETASVFDLPPPAATSETNTYEVLMKEFSFSGIPGLNTDACLSLEGLPGPSEEPSIDPVLSLEERGGLAALVGQLLNEGGIHEASRVCRYFSLYHRDVWLVLRCRGLASGELDPEPQEEASEILPKKSIPSSPSMSSLSSFVVLPLPEDEVALQLQKLVDQCRHGKSYCKQVLSLYQLSKELQCTFGEVCREEPRSVLEKLLLSEQPERFRKARAFIVAQGLSADSVAQLVCSAVVQALLASAQDLQLERRVYRLSDGRHSLIQLVKLCDDPNLVGVKLLENLNTAPLRDLNCIVELLVVAHDCFSLTCNMEGIVRVLQSARHLSHAYLAPGEHYSLLVRLLTGIGRYNEMTYVFDLLHQNHRFEMLLRKKMDTDRGQSSSLKTALLDYIKRCLPADSEKHNMVALCFSMRREIGENHEMAARTQLKIIESQAWVVSPDLKSSLVKVLGLLRDAAESFAKDSCVRQASRCVRTAKLIALQLHLLNRGSDLRVVNLRPAELLSAVTALPRCYQVFVVSEAYSYSPDWAEVLYQKVILNGDFVYLEELKRHRPLTSGLFEDIFKKLDGAPGSAAANAAANVRRLLPHCEDVYARYRLAYQHGLYDVTKALLQDAKTSGYLSDRLAG; encoded by the exons ATGTTGGAGGCGGCTCAGGCTCCGGAGGGGAGCTCCATAGAGGTGTGTGTGATCCCAGAGAACCAGCACTGTGGCCCGGTGGCGGACATCCAGAGAGCCGAGATGGCTCCCGGAGGCTCCCTGCTCGGTTCCCTGGGGGCCGGCGGCTGGCTGAAGATCTGGAACCCCGCGGACAGAGACGCTCCTCCGGCCACGCTGGACGGCTGCTACGCGGA TTTttcctgggaggaggaggagtcagagGATGATGTCATCGGTCGAGGCCTCCGCCCCGTCGTGAGGTTGCTGGCGGTTGAAGCTCAGCTGGACCTGCAGCTGGtagaggtggaggcggaggccTCCGTCACGGCCGTCTGTGTGTCCCAGTGTCCTTCAGTCCGCCTGCTGCAGATGGTCAGGGAGCAGGACGGCA GCGCGTTCGAGCTGCACTCGCTGCGCGTGTTGTCCTTTGCTGCTGGATGCGCCTGCGTCCTGCTgaactctgattggctgctgcggCTGCACTGGCTGCAGATGGAAGAGCAGCCACAGACATTGTCCTGCTGCAGCATCCAGCAGAGTGAAGACAGCCGACTCTCTGCTGTGCACCGCAGCGTCTGCAGGGACACGCTGTTCACCCTCAGCTGCACCGGACTCATAT CTGTGCATCACATCACTGACGGCAGTCTGCTGGCCAGCATCGACCTGCCAGCTTACCTGAGGTCTCTCCAGACAGAGGACGAcctcatctccttctcctcctctccctccttctcgtcCTCCCCCTTCTGCCTCCTCCAGGTGTCAACTGACCTCAGCACAGCCGTAGCCGTCTGTCAGTCCCACAGCGCGGTCGCCATCGACCTCGACCACTACTTCAG TTTGTATCCAGACCAGCTGCtgtgtgccgcccccccccgccgtccccccctcctccacccagctGACCAGGACGGCGTGCCGAGCTCGGAGCAAAGCCTCGCCGCCCTCGGGTCGACCTTCAGCGCAGACCG CTCCTGGGAAGCTCGTCTGGCCTCCATGAGCAGCAGAGCCCATAGGTCTGCAGAGGactcatccccctcctcctcctcctcctggtcctcctccctcctccacctgaggCCCTGGGGGGCCTCAGCCCGCAGCAGGGTGCCTCGCGGCAGGGCCACCATCTCCTTCCCCGTcgccccgccctcctccccttccctgCTCAGCGTGTCCCAGTTTTCTGCCCAGCTGACCTTTGTTGCCCCCGGCAACCGACGGCCCACCGTGGCCCTCTGGGACTTCCCGTCCGGCAGAGTGAGCCTCCACCGGGCCGAAGGGGAGGCAGCTCCCGTGCAGCGCTGTGGGGAGAGACAGCACCGCCTGCTGCTGAGGG AGGCCGGTGTCTTCCAGCTCCTCTTCTCCGTTTCCCAGCAGGACTTGCTCACCAGGTTGATGTTGTTCGGCAGCGCGGCGACTGTGGACGCCGTGTGTCACCTGAACAGCTGGGGGCGCTGCTCCATCCCCGTGCATGCCCTGCAG GCCGGACTGAAGAACCGTCAGCTGGACACGGTGGACTTCTACCTGAAGAGTAAAGAGAACATCCTGGTCCCTGCTGCCTCCACGAAGAGCCTTACCGCCC gcttcCAGGAGTTGTGTCCTGCGTTGGATCTCCTGTGTTCAGCTGTCAGTGATTCTCACATCGAGGCTCAGAGCCGTCAGTACTTTGAGCAGCTCCTCAACGTCACCATGAACTTTATCAACACGCAGACCCGGTCAGTGCTGACCAACACTCAgc TGGAGGACGAGGGCGTAGCGGGCTGCGTGGAGGCTCTGGACCGCTACGTCACCGAGCTACGAGGCTACATGAAGAAATTCCCCTGGCCCGCGGCGGCCGATGCCTCGTCCCCCGCTGACCGCGCTCAGGGAGGGGCCCTCTGGGATGAGTGGGCGGAGCTTCCCACAGAG gAGGTGGTCCGTCAGGCAGTCCTGACCAATCAGATCCCCAGGGCTCAAGCCCTCCTAAGGGGGCAGGGCCGGCCAGAGTGCCGTCTGTCAGCCCTGAGGGCGGAGGGGCTGCGGCAGACGTTCCGCTGCCTGCAGCTTCGAGATTTGCAGACCGCCGACGCGCTGCTCCTCAACATG GGCTTCAGCGTAAAGGAGCAGCTCCACAGCATCTGTGTCTACACCGCCGACCAGGACCTCAGGGAGTTCCTG GTGGAGGAGCTGTCGGGGCGGAGTTGTttcccagaggaggagatgcgGGGGGTGGAGTTCAtcagggagatggagaggttgGGCTCACTTCCTGCGGCCCGCTGCCCCGCAGACGCAACGCCATGCAG GCTGCACCTGCTTCATATGGtccggagggaggaggtgggcgcTGGCGAGGagctcctggaggagctggtggccCAGAGGAGGCCTGAGGAGGACAAATTGGGCCTCTGGACGAACCTGAGACTGGACTGGGTGAGAAACTGGGACCCAAGCTGCCGGACCTCCATCCTCCTGTccagatgtcctcctgcag AGGTGACCTCCTGTAACCCCGCCGTGTTGTGGCGCTACCTCACCGCCCTCCACGACCAGCGCCGGGTGGTGGACTGGATCCAGAACCAGGAGAACCCTGGAGGCTCCCGGTGGCCCGAGCTGACCCCGGAGCTGGTCAACAATAACACTGCGTGCAGCTCCTACATGAGGGAGCAGGTCCTGGACCTGCTGGCCAG GAGGGGGGTGTTCCTCCCGGAAGAGCTGGCTGACCTGGAACAACTGCTGTGGAGGCTGGCTCAGGGCGGGGGGGTTATGGCTTcgcccccccctgtccctcAGCACCGCTCCCCGCTCGGCCTGGACCTCCACggcctctttgtctccttctgCGTGGACCGCGGCCTGAAGTACCTGCTCTATGCCTACCTGGAGCGCCACAG gtTGACGCCTAGGAACTGTCCCCTCCTGACCAATCGGAGCCTGTCCGAGAGCCGACCCTGGTTTGAGATGCTGGTGAAGATCCAGGAGATCACTAGGGATCTGTCAG ATCCAGCTCTGGTCTTCCAGGCCAGTCTAACCAGTGCTCAGGTGCTGCTGCCGGGCAGCCAGCCGTCTCTCAGCAGTCTGCTGCTGGAGGGCCACAGCCTCCTGGCCCTGGCCGCCATCATGTTCTCCCCCGGAGGAATCGACCAG GTGGTGGCTAGGGGTGAAATTCTCGGCAGGTCGGAGAGGACGGTGGACCCCCAGCTCCTGAAGATGGCGCTAGCCCCCCACCCAAAGCTCAGGGCCGTCCTGTTCCCCGCTGGGCCCCGAGGATCCGGCCCCTTGTCGGACATCTCCGTCTACCACCTGCTGCAG TCGCTCCACCCACTAGACCCGACCAGGCTGTTCGGCTGGCAGTCAGCAAACACCCTGAACTCCACAG AGACATCAGAGCTGCCTCACTTCTCCAGCCCCCCCCTGGTGGGCCGGTTCGCTTTGGTGGAGAACCTGGACTTCCTGTACTACCTCAGCCATGGCCGGCCGTCTTTCGCGTTCGCCACCTTCCTGGTCCGACAACTGGCCGGCTGCACTGATGTCACGTCGCT gctgcagcaggcctcacATCAGGCTCACCGTTTGGCTCTGCGGAGCTTCGATGTTCCGTCCGTGACGTCGGCCGTTGTCTGTTTCTATGAGCTGATCGGAGTCTGCAGCCTGAAGGTGAGGGTCGACGTCGAAGCCATGAACCGCATCCTGCAGTACTGGAGCCAGCAGTACACAGAGGAAGTACACAATCTGG TGTCTAAAGGCGTAAAGCTAGCGGAGGCGGAGCCTGGACCAGCAGAAGAGTTGATTGGCTACCTAGAAGCTGCAGTGACAGACAGCTTAGAGCAGAAGAACATTTGCAG gtcgtCCTACGAGGCAGCTCAGGAGTGGGCGTTGCCTGTTCAGTTCTGTCAGCTTCACGGTCTGCAGCTCAGCTCGGTTTATCCCGCCCACTGTGCCGATGATGGACAGTTcgtccacttcctgttgttTGTCCAGCTGCACAGCTTCCCGCCCTCGCAG GTGAGGTCACTGACGGCTAAGtttagccccgccctgaagGCCCACCTGCGCCTGGCGTTCCAGGACCTGCAAGTGTCCAGTCGAGGGAGGCGGCCCTGTGACTCTGAGGAGCAGCCCGTGTCCCCGAAGGCCGAGGAGCCCCCCAGGGAGCTGTTCCGTGTCCTCCTACGGAGCCAGGAAGAGGCGGCGCCCTGCAGGTACCTACTGAAGGAGGCGCTGGTGCAACGCTGCCCGACGCTGGCTGTGATGGCCGCCTGTCAACAG ggggcggagcctctgcCGTGCCTCTGCGCGTGGCTACTGACCTCGGTCTGCAACGCTGCGGCCGCTGAAGCCACCACACACCTGGCCGAAGCCCCCCAGCACCACGAGTGGACGCTGcatgacctgtcaatcatctgGAGGACGCTGCTGGGGCGGGGCCATGTCAGGCCCCTCCTACGAGGCTTCCAGCTCTTCCAGCGG GACTGTCCTCTGGTGTTGGTGCTGAGGATGTTTGAGTTGTGCTGTGACTACAAGAACTTCTCCGAGGCCAAAGCCAAGCTGCTGGACTTCCAGAGGACGCTCGTCACC CTGAGGAATGGCGGCGGGGCACCCCCAGGGGGCCTCCCCCTGCAGTGGGTAGAGTGCCAGGCCTCCGTGCTGCTGCTCTCCATGTTGCAGCGCTGCACCTCCCAGTTCGACCTtcaccggctgctgctgctgctggccgacGTCGACAAGCTCCTCAAGTCAAACG gtccaGACTTCAGGAAGCTGAGTCAGCTCAGCATGCTGctgcaggggtcagaggtcaacctgTCACCCAGGCTGCTGCAGTGCAGTTCCCCTTCCGTCCAGCAGGAGGAGTTCCAGGCCGCAGTGGACGCCCTGCAGGCCGCCGGGCGCTACAGCCAGGCCAGGCAGGTCGCCCTGCTGGCTGGTCTGCCCGTCCACCGCCTGCTGCTCAATCAG CTTCTCCAGGAAGTATACTGCCAGAAGTCCAAGCAGCAGTGGGGGAGGCTGGAGACGCGGATCGGACTGTGGAGGAGATGTCACGAGCAGCTGAAGGCCGAAGGTGCCGACCCGGAATCGGCCTCCCAGTTCTTCCTGTCTCAGGCAAACACGCCGTCGCCCCGGGCCGAGCTGCCGGACCTCCAGGAGGGCTGCCTTCTGCTCTGCCTCGCCGCCCACTGGCTCGCCGCTTGTGGCACGGCGACCCGGGACCGGCTGGAGGTCCTGGAAAAGAAGCTGTGGATCTGCCGATTGCAGCGCCACGTCCTCGCCGTCGCCATGGAAACGGCGAGTGTCTTCGACTTGCCGCCACCTGCCGCCACGTCGGAGACCAACACGTACGAGGTGCTCATGAAGGAGTTCTCCTTCTCTGGCATACCGGGCCTGAACACTGATGCCTGCCTCAGCCTGGAGGGCCTCCCCGGGCCCAGCGAGGAGCCCAGCATCGACCCGGTCCTCAGCCTGGAGGAGAGGGGCGGTTTGGCCGCCCTCGTTGGTCAGCTGCTCAATGAAGGGGGGATCCACGAAGCCAGCCGGGTGTGCCGGTACTTCTCCCTGTACCACCGGGACGTCTGGCTGGTGCTGCGCTGCAGAGGTCTAGCCTCTGGGGAGCTGGACCCGGAACCACAGGAGGAGGCTTCAGAGATTCTACCAAAGAAGAGCATCCCCAGCT ctccctccaTGAGCAGTCTGTCCTCCTTCGTGGTGCTCCCCCTCCCTGAGGACGAGGTGGCCCTCCAGCTACAGAAGCTGGTGGATCAGTGTCGCCACGGCAAGAGCTACTGCAAACAGGTCCTCAGCCTGTACCAGCTCTCTAAG GAGCTGCAGTGCACCTTCGGCGAGGTGTGCCGTGAGGAGCCACGCTCAGTGttggagaagctgctgctgtcagaGCAGCCGGAGCGCTTCAGGAAGGCCAGGGCCTTTATTGTGGCCCAGGGCCTCTCCGCAGACTCCGTGGCCCAGCTGGTCTGCTCGGCCGTGGTCCAGGCGCTGCTGGCCTCCGCCCAGGACCTGCAGCTCG AGAGGCGGGTCTACAGGCTGTCAGATGGTCGTCACTCTCTGATCCAGCTTGTCAAACTGTGTGATGATCCCAACCTGGTGGGAGTCAAACTGCTGGAAAACCTGAACACGGCTCCACTGAGAGATCTGAACTGCA TTGTGGAGCTGCTGGTCGTGGCTCACGACTGCTTCAGCCTTACCTGCAACATGGAGGGCATCGTCAGGGTGCTGCAGAGCGCCCGCCACCTCAGCCACGCCTACCTGGCCCCGGGAGAGCACTACAGCCTGCTG GTGCGTCTGCTGACGGGCATCGGCAGGTACAACGAGATGACTTACGTCTTCGACCTGCTGCATCAGAACCATCGCTTTGAGATGCTGCTGAGGAAGAAGATGGACACAGACAGAGGAcag AGCTCCAGCCTGAAGACGGCGCTGCTGGACTACATCAAGCGCTGCCTCCCCGCGGACAGCGAGAAGCACAACATGGTGGCGCTGTGCTTCAGCATGCGCAGGGAGATCGGGGAGAACCACGAGATGGCGGCCAGGACGCAACTGAAGATCATAGAGTCTCAGGCCTGGG TGGTCTCTCCCGATCTGAAGAGCTCGCTGGTCAAAGTGTTGGGTCTGCTGAGGGACGCCGCGGAGAGCTTCGCCAAG GACTCGTGCGTGCGTCAGGCGAGCCGCTGTGTGCGCACGGCCAAGCTCATCGCACTGCAGCTGCACCTCCTGAACCGAGGGTCGGACCTGCGGGTCGTCAATCTGAGACCCGCCGAGCTGCTGAGCGCCGTCACGGCGCTGCCGCGCTGCTACCAG GTGTTCGTGGTGTCGGAGGCCTACAGCTACAGTCCGGACTGGGCCGAGGTGCTTTACCAGAAGGTGATCCTCAACGGGGACTTTGTCTACCTGGAGGAACTCAAACGCCACCGCCCGCTGACCTCGGGTCTGTTCGAGGACATCTTTAAGAA GCTGGATGGCGCCCCCGGCAGCGCCGCCGCCAACGCCGCCGCCAACGTGAGGCGCCTGCTGCCGCACTGCGAGGACGTGTACGCCCGCTACCGGCTGGCCTACCAGCACGGCCTGTACGACGTCACCAAGGCGCTGCTGCAGGACGCCAAGACCTCCGGCTACCTGAGCGACAGGCTGGCTGGCTGA